The proteins below are encoded in one region of Megalops cyprinoides isolate fMegCyp1 chromosome 14, fMegCyp1.pri, whole genome shotgun sequence:
- the cars2 gene encoding cysteine--tRNA ligase, mitochondrial isoform X1 — protein MFMLQNVMICVRLNNTRLLQLKHGARHYLSGSIRIPSKTQCMRAHFCSGEEKTWKKPKGYDTGIKTFNSLTKRKEPLILAKEGTATWYSCGPTVYDHAHLGHACSYVRFDILQRILSRVFGINVIHVMVITDIDDKIIKRSLEENISPTVVARLYEEEFKNDMLSLKVVPPTVYMRVTENIPHIIAFIQGIIQNGHAYPTSSGDVYFDIRSIKHRYGKLVEVGEVVGELVGTDKQDPRDFALWKGAKPQEPSWESPWGRGRPGWHIECSTIASSVFGSQLDVHSGGIDLAFPHHENEIAQCEAYHQCGQWGNYFLHSGHLRLKGTTEKMSKSLKNYITIKDFLQSYSADEFRMFCLLTKYRSAIDYSDASMTEARSSLASIAAFSHDAEAYMKGQLLCPTVQEGLLWERLAATQASVQTALTDDFDTPRAINAIMSLIHHGNRQLQAVTKGDSSSRSPQVFGAILSYIRGFLDVLGVDVLDRKMFQVADACGMLEVVVEEMVRFRSEVRTFALAAEDPIPGGAPQRRSHPRPDREPLLRACDALRRDLAPLGIHIKDRGTNSTWEISRQKAVPENREGA, from the exons ATGTTCATGCTCCAAAACGTGATGATCTGTGTGAGGCTAAATAACACGcggctgctgcagctgaaacatGGAGCTAGGCATTATTTGTCTGGTAGCATTCGGATACCTTCAAAAACGCAGTGTATGAGAGCACATTTCTGTAGCGGGGAGGAAAAGACATGGAAAAAACCGAAAGGTTACGACACAGGCATAAAGACGTTCAACAGTCTCACGAAGCGAAAAGAACCGTTGATACTTGCAAAAGAAGGAACGGCTACTTG GTATAGCTGTGGACCCACAGTTTATGATCATGCTCACCTTGGCCACGCTTG TTCCTATGTCAGATTTGACATCCTTCAAAGGATTTTGTCCAGGGTTTTTGGGATAAATGTAATCCACGTCATGGTCATTACTGACATTGATGATAAAATCATTAAAAGAAGCCTGGAG GAGAACATTTCACCTACAGTAGTGGCCAGATTGTATGAAGAAGAGTTTAAGAACGATATGTTGTCCTTGAAG GTGGTCCCTCCTACGGTGTACATGAGAGTGACGGAGAATATACCTCACATAATCGCCTTCATTCAGGGCATCATCCAAAATGGGCATGCATACCCCACAAGCAGTG GGGATGTGTATTTTGACATCAGGTCTATCAAGCACCGATATGGCAAGCTTGTGGAGGTGGGAGAAGTGGTTGGTGAGCTAG TTGGCACAGATAAACAGGACCCCAGAGATTTTGCATTGTGGAAAGGAGCCAAGCCACAGGAGCCATCCTGGGAGTCTCCGTGGGGCAGGGGCAGACCTGGATGGCACATAGAATGCTCCACCATTGCCAG CTCTGTGTTTGGAAGTCAGCTGGACGTCCACTCTGGGGGCATCGACCTGGCCTTCCCACACCATGAGAATGAGATTGCTCAGTGTGAGGCTTACCATCAATGCGGGCAGTGGGGGAACTACTTCCTGCATTCAG GACATCTACGTTTAAAAGGAACcacagagaaaatgtcaaaatccTTAAAAAACTATATTACTATAAAG GATTTCCTGCAGTCCTACTCTGCCGACGAGTTCAGAATGTTCTGCCTGCTGACAAAGTACAGATCAG CAATTGACTATAGTGACGCCAGCATGACCGAGGCGAGGAGCTCCCTGGCGTCCATCGCTGCCTTCTCCCACGATGCGGAGGCCTACATGAAGGGTCAGCTGCTGTGCCCCACTGTGCAGGAGGGGCTGCTTTGGGAAAG GTTAGCTGCCACTCAAGCTAGTGTTCAGACAGCGCTAACAGATGACTTTGACACACCGAGGGCCATCAACGCAATCATGAGCCTCATTCACCATGGCAACCGTCAGCTTCAGGCTGTCACCAAG GGTGACAGCTCTTCTAGGAGTCCACAAGTGTTTGGAGCAATCCTGTCTTACATCAGGGGATTTCTGGATGTGCTGGGGGTCGATGTGCTGGACAGAAAG ATGTTCCAGGTGGCTGATGCCTGCGGgatgctggaggtggtggtggaggagatGGTGAGGTTCCGCAGTGAGGTGCGCACCTTTGCGCTGGCTGCAGAGGACCCCATCCCCGGGGGTGCCCCCCAGCGCAGGTCACACCCCCGCCCGGACCGGGAGCCCCTGCTAAGGGCCTGCGACGCCCTCCGGAGAGACCTCGCCCCGCTGGGCATCCACATCAAG GACAGAGGCACAAACTCCACGTGGGAAATCAGCAGGCAGAAGGCTGTGCCGGAGAACAGGGAGGGGGCCTAG
- the cars2 gene encoding probable cysteine--tRNA ligase, mitochondrial isoform X2 produces MFMLQNVMICVRLNNTRLLQLKHGARHYLSGSIRIPSKTQCMRAHFCSGEEKTWKKPKGYDTGIKTFNSLTKRKEPLILAKEGTATWYSCGPTVYDHAHLGHACSYVRFDILQRILSRVFGINVIHVMVITDIDDKIIKRSLEENISPTVVARLYEEEFKNDMLSLKVVPPTVYMRVTENIPHIIAFIQGIIQNGHAYPTSSVGTDKQDPRDFALWKGAKPQEPSWESPWGRGRPGWHIECSTIASSVFGSQLDVHSGGIDLAFPHHENEIAQCEAYHQCGQWGNYFLHSGHLRLKGTTEKMSKSLKNYITIKDFLQSYSADEFRMFCLLTKYRSAIDYSDASMTEARSSLASIAAFSHDAEAYMKGQLLCPTVQEGLLWERLAATQASVQTALTDDFDTPRAINAIMSLIHHGNRQLQAVTKGDSSSRSPQVFGAILSYIRGFLDVLGVDVLDRKMFQVADACGMLEVVVEEMVRFRSEVRTFALAAEDPIPGGAPQRRSHPRPDREPLLRACDALRRDLAPLGIHIKDRGTNSTWEISRQKAVPENREGA; encoded by the exons ATGTTCATGCTCCAAAACGTGATGATCTGTGTGAGGCTAAATAACACGcggctgctgcagctgaaacatGGAGCTAGGCATTATTTGTCTGGTAGCATTCGGATACCTTCAAAAACGCAGTGTATGAGAGCACATTTCTGTAGCGGGGAGGAAAAGACATGGAAAAAACCGAAAGGTTACGACACAGGCATAAAGACGTTCAACAGTCTCACGAAGCGAAAAGAACCGTTGATACTTGCAAAAGAAGGAACGGCTACTTG GTATAGCTGTGGACCCACAGTTTATGATCATGCTCACCTTGGCCACGCTTG TTCCTATGTCAGATTTGACATCCTTCAAAGGATTTTGTCCAGGGTTTTTGGGATAAATGTAATCCACGTCATGGTCATTACTGACATTGATGATAAAATCATTAAAAGAAGCCTGGAG GAGAACATTTCACCTACAGTAGTGGCCAGATTGTATGAAGAAGAGTTTAAGAACGATATGTTGTCCTTGAAG GTGGTCCCTCCTACGGTGTACATGAGAGTGACGGAGAATATACCTCACATAATCGCCTTCATTCAGGGCATCATCCAAAATGGGCATGCATACCCCACAAGCAGTG TTGGCACAGATAAACAGGACCCCAGAGATTTTGCATTGTGGAAAGGAGCCAAGCCACAGGAGCCATCCTGGGAGTCTCCGTGGGGCAGGGGCAGACCTGGATGGCACATAGAATGCTCCACCATTGCCAG CTCTGTGTTTGGAAGTCAGCTGGACGTCCACTCTGGGGGCATCGACCTGGCCTTCCCACACCATGAGAATGAGATTGCTCAGTGTGAGGCTTACCATCAATGCGGGCAGTGGGGGAACTACTTCCTGCATTCAG GACATCTACGTTTAAAAGGAACcacagagaaaatgtcaaaatccTTAAAAAACTATATTACTATAAAG GATTTCCTGCAGTCCTACTCTGCCGACGAGTTCAGAATGTTCTGCCTGCTGACAAAGTACAGATCAG CAATTGACTATAGTGACGCCAGCATGACCGAGGCGAGGAGCTCCCTGGCGTCCATCGCTGCCTTCTCCCACGATGCGGAGGCCTACATGAAGGGTCAGCTGCTGTGCCCCACTGTGCAGGAGGGGCTGCTTTGGGAAAG GTTAGCTGCCACTCAAGCTAGTGTTCAGACAGCGCTAACAGATGACTTTGACACACCGAGGGCCATCAACGCAATCATGAGCCTCATTCACCATGGCAACCGTCAGCTTCAGGCTGTCACCAAG GGTGACAGCTCTTCTAGGAGTCCACAAGTGTTTGGAGCAATCCTGTCTTACATCAGGGGATTTCTGGATGTGCTGGGGGTCGATGTGCTGGACAGAAAG ATGTTCCAGGTGGCTGATGCCTGCGGgatgctggaggtggtggtggaggagatGGTGAGGTTCCGCAGTGAGGTGCGCACCTTTGCGCTGGCTGCAGAGGACCCCATCCCCGGGGGTGCCCCCCAGCGCAGGTCACACCCCCGCCCGGACCGGGAGCCCCTGCTAAGGGCCTGCGACGCCCTCCGGAGAGACCTCGCCCCGCTGGGCATCCACATCAAG GACAGAGGCACAAACTCCACGTGGGAAATCAGCAGGCAGAAGGCTGTGCCGGAGAACAGGGAGGGGGCCTAG
- the ing1 gene encoding inhibitor of growth protein 1 codes for MLSPGFTGESLHVANYVEEYLDLVESLPFDLQRNVSLMREIDAKYQEILKELDEIYEKHKKESDPVQRKRLTHCLQRALIRSQELGDEKIQIVSQMVELVENRSRQVEGHMELFESCQETADGVVTPSRLCQDKRRDEMPSAMDKPSNKRSRRQKNNENRENSNSNLDHSDEVSAGTPKEKKTKTSKKKKRSKAKVEREASPADLPIDPNEPTYCLCDQVSYGEMIGCDNDECPIEWFHFSCVGLNHKPKGKWYCPKCRGENEKTMDKALEKSKKERAYNR; via the exons atgtTGAGCCCTGGTTTTACCGGGGAGTCACTCCACGTTGCTAATTATGTGGAAGAGTATTTGGACTTGGTCGAATCATTGCCTTTCGACCTCCAGAGAAACGTGTCTCTCATGAGGGAAATTGACGCTAAATACCAAG AGATCCTGAAGGAGCTGGATGAGATCTATGAGAAGCACAAGAAGGAGTCAGATCCAGTCCAGAGGAAGAGGCTCACGCACTGCCTCCAGAGGGCGCTGATCCGCAGCCAGGAGCTGGGGGACGAGAAGATCCAGATTGTCAGTCAGAtggtggagctggtggagaACCGCAGCCGGCAGGTGGAGGGCCACATGGAGCTCTTTGAATCGTGCCAGGAGACCGCCGATGGCGTGGTCACACCCAGCAGGCTGTGCCAGGACAAACGGCGGGACGAGATGCCCAGTGCAATGGACAAGCCCAGCAACAAGCGCTCCCGGAGGCAGAAGAATAACGAGAACAGAGAGAACTCTAACAGCAACCTCGACCACAGTGATGAGGTCAGCGCCGGGACTCCCAAGGAGAAGAAGACCAAGACATCAAAGAAGAAGAAGCGGTCAAAGGCCAAAGTGGAGAGGGAGGCCTCGCCTGCCGACCTGCCCATTGACCCCAACGAGCCCACCTACTGCCTGTGTGACCAGGTGTCTTATGGGGAGATGATTGGCTGTGACAACGATGAGTGTCCCATCGAGTGGTTCCACTTTTCTTGTGTGGGACTCAACCACAAGCCCAAAGGAAAATGGTACTGTCCCAAATGCAGGGGAGAGAACGAGAAGACCATGGACAAAGCTCTGGAGAAATCCAAAAAGGAAAGAGCTTATAACAGGTAG